The DNA region CGCTGGAAGCGGGCGTTCAGGCATTCCATGCCGTCGAAGCGCGACTCGCGCCACAGCCGCGCGAAATCGCCGCCGGCGGCCGGAGTTCGAGTCAATGCGGAGTGCTGGTCCATAGGGCAGTCTAACAGGCGGGCCTGGCGGTCGTCTTGAACAGGATTGCGGGGAAAGGGTCGCCGGGACGGGATCCCGGCCTATCTCACGCGCCGGCCGACGGCATGTTCCGCCGCATCGCCGGAATGACCGGGGAATGGAACGCCATGCCCGGGCTGGTGACTGTCATGGACGAGGCAGGCATCGGCGATCAGCGGCCACAGGTGGGAGCGGAGAAAGCGCTGGTCCTGCCAACGGTCGGCCTCCACCGAGGCGAAGCGTTCGATCAGCGGTTCCAGCGGCGGCAGCAGCCCGGCGATCCCGCCCCACATGCCGGCCAGCATCAGTTCGCTGTGCAGCGGGTGGTCGCGCATGACGTGGAAGGGCTTGCCCGAAGCGATCCACGCCTCCACCGCCGCCCGCTCGCGCGGGCCGACCCGCGAATCGCAATCGCGGCAGACGAAGCGCCGGACGGTCGGATCGTCGGAAGGCAGGAAGCGCCAATAGAGACCGTTGACCGGGCCGCTGCCGGGCGGCATGGCCACCCTCTCCGCCCCCAGCCCGTCCAACTCCGCCAGAATCTCCGGCGGCACGCTGTCGTCGTGGTAGATCCGGCAGGTCCAGCCGGGATAGACCGACCGCACCAGCCGGGCATTCTCCACCGCACCGCGGCGGTAGAGGTCGGCCGTCCCCCACAGGCTGAAGGCCACCACGTCGCGGATGCGTCCTTCCGGGGCGGCCGGGCGGTCGCGAAGCGGCGGCAGGGCGAGCGCCGCGCCTTCCCGCACCGCGATCCGCCTTTTCATCGTGAGCAGCCTGTCAACCTGGGCCAGTGCCTCCGCCTCCCGATAGGACTGGAAGAGAAGGATGGCGAAGTTCTCGTGCGCCTCGAGAAAATCGGGCGCCAGCGCCACCGCCCGGCCCAGAATGGCCGCGGCCCGCTCCAGCGCCGCCAGTTCAAGGCCCGCCGCCTGCCGCATCAGGATGCCCAGGTTGAAGACCGCCCCGACATGGTCGGGCTGCAGCGCCAGCGACTGCCGGTAGCGGGCCGGAGCATCGTCCGCCCGTCCGGCGCGGGAAAGGGCGTTGCCGAGTTGGAACAGCCGCTCCGCCGTCGGCGGTTCCACGTCGATCAGGCGCGACAGGTCGGCGGCGGCCGCCTCCGCCCGGCCCTGTTCCAGGTGGTGGATGCCGCGCAACTCCAGAAGCAGGGCAAGGCGATGCCGCGTCTCGCCGTCCTGCGGGTCGAGCGTCAGCGCCCGGCCCAGCGTGTCTATGGCGGCGTCGGTGCCGCCCGTCATCTGCGCCGCGACGCCGAGAAGGGCCATGGCCGCGGCGTCGTCGGGCCGCAGGGCGGCGGCGCGGCGCTGGCCGGCCATGGCTTGCGCCGGCAGCCCGAGCGCCTGATGGACCTTGGCGAGGTCGCGGTGGTAATCGGCGATTCCCGGCTGGGCGCGTACCGCTGCGGCGATCCGCTGCGCGGCGTCCTCCAGGCGGCCGGTCTGCGCCAGCAGCATACCCAGCAGATGGGACGCGGCATGGGTTCCGGGAGCGGCGTCGAGGATGCGGCCATAGAGGATTTCCGCCTCCCGCAGCCGCCCGGCCCCGTGGTGGTCGAGGGCGACCCGCAAGGCTTCCTGAACCGAGGCCATGGCACTCCCCAAACTCATCTCGGACACCGACGGGCGAAGCCAGCCGATAGCATGACGGCCGGCGCGCCGCACATTGTTATACAGCGTTATACGGCTACAGCATTATACGGCCGTGATTATACGACGGCCGTATGCCGTGCCGACGCCTACTCCTCGTCCCCGTCGCCGTCGCCGAGCAGATAGTCGATGTCGCCGCCGTCGAGCGCGCTGACCAGCCCCTTGCCCTCGATGGTGGCGGCGGAGAGGCTGCCCTTGCGGCGCTGGAGGTCGAGGATGCGCTCCTCCACCGTGTTGGCGGCGATCAGCTTGTAGACGAAGACCGGCTTGTCCTGGCCGATGCGGTAGGCACGGTCGGTCGCCTGATCCTCGGCGGCGGGGTTCCACCAGGGATCGTAATGGATCACCGTGTCGGCGGCGGTCAGGTTCAGGCCGCGGCCGCCGGCCTTCAGGCTGATCAGGAAGACCGGAACCTCGCGGTTCTGGAAGCGGTTCACCGGCTCGGCGCGGTCCAGCGTGCGGCCGGTCAGCTCGACATAGGGGATGGCGGCCTTCTCCAGCTCCAGCTTGATCAGGTCGAGCATGGTGGTGAACTGCGAGAAGATCAGGATGCGCCGGCCTTCCGGCACCATCTCCCTCACCATCTCGGTCAGGGCGGCGAGCTTGGCGCTCTGGCGCGACTTGCCCCCGGCGCCCCCCAGGGATTTCAGCAGGCGCGGATCGCAGCAGACCTGACGCAGCTTCAGCAGCGCGTCGATCACCGCGATGGCGTTCTGGCCCAGCCCCTTGCCGCTGGCGGCCAGCGCCGCGCGCACCGTCTCGTTCACCGACAGGCGGATGGTCTCGTACAGGTCGCGCTGGTCGCGGTCGAGGTCGATGCGCACCACCACCTCGGTCTTGGGCGGCAGCTCCTTCGCCACCGCCTCCTTGGTGCGGCGGAGCAGGAAGGGGCGGATGCGGCGCATCAGCAGGTTGGCGCGGGTGTTGTCGCCGCGCTTCTCGATGGGCACGCGGTAACGCTTGCCGAAATCCTTGCGGTCGCCCAGCAGCCCCGGCATCAGGAAGGCGAACTGGCTCCACAGCTCGCCCAGATTGTTCTCCACCGGCGTGCCGGACAGGCAGAGCCGGTGCCGCGCAGGCAGCGCCGCCACCGCGCGGGTCGCCTTGCCGTCGGGGTTCTTGATCGCCTGCGCCTCGTCCAGCACGATCATGTGCCAGGTCAGCCGTTTCAGGAGATCGACGTCGCGCGCCACCACGCCATAGGTGGTGACGACGATGTGGGCGCGGTCGATGTCGGCCAGCTTGCCGTGGCGGTCGACGCCATGCAGCACCACCACCCGCAGATGCGGGGTGAAGCGTTCCGATTCCGCCACCCAGTTGGGCACGAGGCTGGTCGGCACCACCACCATGCAGGGCTCGGTCAGCCGCCCCTCATGCTCCTCCATCGCGATGTGGGCCAGTGTCTGGGCGGTCTTGCCCAGCCCCATGTCATCGGCCAGGATGCCGGCGACGTTGTTGGCGCGCAGGCTCTGCATCCAGGCGAGGCCGGCACGCTGGTAGTCGCGCAGCTCCCCCTTGAAGCCCGGCGGCGGGGTCATGTCGCCCGGCATCTCGTCGGCGCGCAGGCGCTGGAGATAGCCGTCGATCTGCGCCGTCTCGTCGCCGCGCCGGGCGATCAGGTCGTCGATGTCCAGCAGGGAGTCGGCCTCGGCCAGCGGCACCTTCAGCCGGTCGCCGCTGCTGCGCCCGCTGTCCAGCATCGCCTCCAGCACGCTGAGCAGCCGCTCGATCCGCTCGGCCGGCAGGGCCAGGACGTTGCCGTCGTCCAGCACGATATGGGCGCGGCCGTCGATGACGCGGGTGGTCGACAGGCCGCCCTTCTCCACCAGCCGGGCCAGGATGGGCAGCAGCGGCTGGCGCTCGCCGTCGATCTCGACGCCGACGTCCAGGTCGAACCAGCCGTCGCCGGCATCCCTCACCGCGACCTCGACCTCGGCCCCCGGCTCGATCACCTTGGTGCCGAAATCGGCGCCGACCTCCATGACCCACCCGGCCTTGGTCAGGGCCGGCACCTCCGTGGTGAGGAAATGCTGCCAGCGCTCCTCCACGTCGCGGCCGGTCAGCCAGTGGACGCGCGAGCCGCGGGCGTTCAGCGCGCCCTTCGGCGGCTCGATCCGCGCCTGGGCGAAGCCGAGGCCGGACAGCCGGTCCAGCGCCGCCTGTTCGTCGGCCTTGTCGCGGCGGACGAAGGTGACGTCGCCGAAGTCGTCCTCGTAGCGGGCGAACTGGCGCTGGTCGTCGGGCTCGATCTCCACCGGGCGGCCGGCTTCGCCATAGTCGAAGGACAGGCGCAGCACGTCGACCAGCCCGTCGGCCGGGGTGACCACGCGGCCCAGCCGCGCGATGATGCGCGGCGACCGCTCGACGATGGCGGCGGCGTCGGCGGCTCCGCTGCGCACGCCGGGAATGCCGCTGTCGCGGAAGCTGGAACCCGGCATCGCCGGCGGCGGGCTGATGCGCGGCATCGATGCCGCCCCCGGCTTCGCGGGCGCGCTGCGCGACGGGCCGAACAGGCGGGACGGCGTCGCTTTGGACGGAACCGGCGGCGGGACGGGAGCGGGCGGCACCGGCTTGGCCTTCGGCACCTCCACCACCTGGAGATCGACCGGGAAGACGGTGCCGGTGGCGCTGTCCACGCACCAATAGGACTGGCCCTTCACCAGAACGCTGCGTTCGGGCAGGCCGGTCGGGCGCAGCTTGCGGGTGGCCGGATCGCGGAAGGCGCGGACGGTGCGGCCCGGCGCCTCGGCCAGCGGGGTGCCGTCGCGCCAGCGCAGCCGCCCGGTGGAGAGCAGGCGGCGCAGCAGGCGGTCGACCGCCTCCCCCCGGCTCTTGGCGACGGGCGTGCGCTCGGTCCCGCCGCCGCCGAGCAGCCGGGCGATGGCTCGGTCGGCGTCGCCGTCGAGCGAGCGCGGCGCCTTGGCCAGAACGTCGCGCGGGGTGGCGGGGCTGGTGTCGGCCGATCCCTCCGCCACGAACTCCGCCAGGATGTAGCAGGCGACGTCGCCCTGCCCCGGCTCCAGGGTCCAGCGCAGGCTGCGCACCGGTTCCGGTTTCGGCGGGGCCGGCGGAGGCGGAGGAGGCGCGATGCCGCGGATCGGCGGCGGCACGGGCGGGCGGACCAGCGACAGCGGAGGTTTCGGCGCGGCGGGTGCGGCAGGCGCCGGTTGGGCAAGCGCCGGGGGCGCGGCCGCCGGCTTCGGCTGCGGGACCGGCGAGTGGCCTGCCGGCGCGGCTGCCGGGATGGGAGGGGGCGGCGGGGGCGGCGCCAGCGGCGCCTTGACGTCGGCGACGTCGAACAGGGAGGCGCGGCGCCATTCCGGACGGCTTTCCAGCGCCAGCATCGCCGCCGCGGCCATATGCGCGCAGGCATTGCGGCCGCAGCTGCAGGTCCGCTCCAGCACGACGCTGCGCTTGCCCTGCACCGGGGTCACCGTCACCGTCAGGCGACGGCCGAGGTCGCTGACCTCCGCCTCGATCCGGTCGCCGCCGGGCGGTCCCAGCGTCGCCGCGCCGGTCATCATCAGCGTGCGGCCGCGCTGCAGCGTCTTGGCATCGAAGACGCGCGTCAGGTCCTCCTGGGAGAAGGGGACGGCGGCGCCCCCCGAAGGGCCACGCGGCAAGGCATCGAAAAGCGACATGCGGTGCGGAAGGAACCTGTCCGGAACGGAACGGAAACGGGGCGTCGGTATAGGATCTTGCGCCGCGGGGCGCAAGCCCCTGGCTCACGCTTGCAGGGGCGTCGGGCTTCCGGGGACTCGAAGCTCCGGGTCACGCGCGACCGCCCGTCATACCACAGGACGCGGCCGGCTTCATCCCGATTGGTCGCTTATCCGCGGGCACCCGGAAAGACGCGGCCGGCCAGATCGCACAGCCCGGCGCCGCTGCCGAAATGCCGGGCCACGCGGCGGATGGTTCCCTCGATGAAGGACGGGTCGCCGGCATGGACCAGCAGGGCGAGCCCGAGCGCCAGCGCCGCCAGCAGCCAGGGCGAGACGCGCAGGCGCGGCGCCCCGTCCTTCCGGCTGGTCCACAGGAACAGCAGCACCGACGATCCGCCGATCAGCAGACCGGCCACTACCTCCGCCCCCGAATGGGCCGACACCGCGACACGGGATGCGCCGATGGCCAGCACCAGCGCCGCCGCCGCCAGCGGCAGGCCGATCCTGAGCCGGAGGGAAGCGGCGTCACGCGCCGCCAGGGCCGCCACAGACCCGTAGAAGACGGCGGCGAAGGCCGCGTGCCCGCTGGGGCTGACGAAGCGGTCGCCGGCGAACAGCGAGGGGAACAGCGGAAAATCCGGCAGGCCGCAGCCATGCCCCACCAGCTTCAGCACCACCATGGCGCCAAGGCAGAGCGACAGCGCCAGCAGCCATCGCAGCGCCAGCGGCGCCGAATGGTGCCGCCAGAGGGCAGTGGCGTAGAGCGCGGAAAGCGGGACGAGAAGGCTGCTGCTGCCCAGATGGGTGATGGCGCCGCTGGCGGTGGCGAACATCGGAACCCCGTGCATGATGGTGGAGGCGGCGGAGGAAGCGACGGCTCTGCCAGATGGTGCGGCGCGGCAAGAACGGCAAGGGCCGGGAGCCTCCGCCCCCGCCCTACCCCTCCACCTTATCGGCGCGGGCGTCGGCGATGACGCAGTTGCGGCCCGACCGCTTCGCCTCGTACAGCGCCTCGTCGGCGCGGCGGATCAGACCCTCGGCCGTGTCGCCCAGCCGGCCGCCGATGGAGATGCCGATGGAGACGGTCACGTTGATCTCGCCGCGGTCGGCCGACACCGTGAAGGGAGTGTCGGCGATGCGCGAGCGCAGGCGCTCGGCGACGATCAGCGCGGCCTCCCCGTCGGTGTCCGGCAGGATGACCACGAACTCCTCGCCGCCCAGCCGGGCGACGAGATCGAAAGTGCGCAGGTTGCGGCTGGCGCGCGCCGACACCTCGCGCAGCACCTCGTCGCCGATGGCGTGGCCGTAAGTGTCGTTGACGACCTTGAAGTGGTCGATGTCGAACATCAGCACCGACACCGGCTTGTGGCTGTCGATGGCGCGTTCCAGCAGCCGCGGCAGATGGGCGTTGACGTAGCGGCGGTTGAAGACGCCGGTCAGGCTGTCGGTCAGCGCCATCGACAGGCTCTGCTCGTAATTGGAGCGCAGCCGTTCCTGATAGCGCTTGCGCCGGATCTGGGTGCGGGCGCGGGCCAGCAGCTCGTTCCGGTCGACCGGCTTGACCACATAGTCGTTGGCGCCGAGCTCCAGGCCCTTCGCCACCTGCCCCAGATCGCCCTCGTCCACCATCAGCAGGATCGGCACCTGCCTCGTCCGCTCATGCGAGCGCAGCTGCGAGCAGAGCCGCAGCCCGTCCTCGTTCAGCAGGGTCAGGCTGATCACCACGAGGTCCAGCTCGCTGCCCAGCGCGCGTTCCAGCGCCTTGGCGCAGGTGTCGGCCGACATCACCGTGTTGTGGTCGCGCCGCAGGGTCTCCGTCACCTTCTCCAGGTCGAGCATGGAATCCTCCAGCACCAGCACGGTGGCGTGCTCGAAGGATTCGCTCAGCAAGGTGCCGCTGCGCTCGATGACGCCGAACTGGCCGGAGGTGCTTTCGCGCAGCCGCCATTCGTCCATCATCATCTTGAGGCGGACCAGGGAGCGCACGCGCGCGAACAGCGCGATGTCGTTCACCGGCTTGGTCAGGAAATCGTCGGCCCCGGCCTCCAGCCCGCGCACCCGGTCGGCGATGTCGGACAGCGCCGTCACCATCACGACGGGGATGTGCATGGTGGCGGGATCGGAGCGAATCTTCTCGCAAACCTCGAACCCGTCCATGCCCGGCATCATCACGTCCAGCAGGACGATGTCCGGCGATTCCCGCCGCACCATCTCCAGCGCGTCCGGCCCGTTGTACGCCGTCAGCACATTGAAGTACTCGCGCGTCAGCTTCGCCGCGAGCAGCTTCACATTAGGCAGAACGTCATCGACGACAAGGACACGCGCGGACATCGGAAGGCAAATTCCTGCAGAATTGCTACAGAGAAAACCGACTTACCCAAGAAACTTCTTGACGGTTTCAAGGAACTTCACAACTGAAATGGGCTTCGCCACATAATCCTCGCAGCCGCCTTGACGGATCTTTTCCTCGTCTCCCTTCATTGCGAAGGCGGTGACGGCCACTACGGGGATGGATTTCAGCTCCGGATCGTCCTTGATCCAGCGGGTGACCTCCAGCCCCGACACCTCGGGCAGTTGG from Azospirillum ramasamyi includes:
- a CDS encoding tetratricopeptide repeat protein, giving the protein MASVQEALRVALDHHGAGRLREAEILYGRILDAAPGTHAASHLLGMLLAQTGRLEDAAQRIAAAVRAQPGIADYHRDLAKVHQALGLPAQAMAGQRRAAALRPDDAAAMALLGVAAQMTGGTDAAIDTLGRALTLDPQDGETRHRLALLLELRGIHHLEQGRAEAAAADLSRLIDVEPPTAERLFQLGNALSRAGRADDAPARYRQSLALQPDHVGAVFNLGILMRQAAGLELAALERAAAILGRAVALAPDFLEAHENFAILLFQSYREAEALAQVDRLLTMKRRIAVREGAALALPPLRDRPAAPEGRIRDVVAFSLWGTADLYRRGAVENARLVRSVYPGWTCRIYHDDSVPPEILAELDGLGAERVAMPPGSGPVNGLYWRFLPSDDPTVRRFVCRDCDSRVGPRERAAVEAWIASGKPFHVMRDHPLHSELMLAGMWGGIAGLLPPLEPLIERFASVEADRWQDQRFLRSHLWPLIADACLVHDSHQPGHGVPFPGHSGDAAEHAVGRRVR
- a CDS encoding DEAD/DEAH box helicase produces the protein MSLFDALPRGPSGGAAVPFSQEDLTRVFDAKTLQRGRTLMMTGAATLGPPGGDRIEAEVSDLGRRLTVTVTPVQGKRSVVLERTCSCGRNACAHMAAAAMLALESRPEWRRASLFDVADVKAPLAPPPPPPPIPAAAPAGHSPVPQPKPAAAPPALAQPAPAAPAAPKPPLSLVRPPVPPPIRGIAPPPPPPAPPKPEPVRSLRWTLEPGQGDVACYILAEFVAEGSADTSPATPRDVLAKAPRSLDGDADRAIARLLGGGGTERTPVAKSRGEAVDRLLRRLLSTGRLRWRDGTPLAEAPGRTVRAFRDPATRKLRPTGLPERSVLVKGQSYWCVDSATGTVFPVDLQVVEVPKAKPVPPAPVPPPVPSKATPSRLFGPSRSAPAKPGAASMPRISPPPAMPGSSFRDSGIPGVRSGAADAAAIVERSPRIIARLGRVVTPADGLVDVLRLSFDYGEAGRPVEIEPDDQRQFARYEDDFGDVTFVRRDKADEQAALDRLSGLGFAQARIEPPKGALNARGSRVHWLTGRDVEERWQHFLTTEVPALTKAGWVMEVGADFGTKVIEPGAEVEVAVRDAGDGWFDLDVGVEIDGERQPLLPILARLVEKGGLSTTRVIDGRAHIVLDDGNVLALPAERIERLLSVLEAMLDSGRSSGDRLKVPLAEADSLLDIDDLIARRGDETAQIDGYLQRLRADEMPGDMTPPPGFKGELRDYQRAGLAWMQSLRANNVAGILADDMGLGKTAQTLAHIAMEEHEGRLTEPCMVVVPTSLVPNWVAESERFTPHLRVVVLHGVDRHGKLADIDRAHIVVTTYGVVARDVDLLKRLTWHMIVLDEAQAIKNPDGKATRAVAALPARHRLCLSGTPVENNLGELWSQFAFLMPGLLGDRKDFGKRYRVPIEKRGDNTRANLLMRRIRPFLLRRTKEAVAKELPPKTEVVVRIDLDRDQRDLYETIRLSVNETVRAALAASGKGLGQNAIAVIDALLKLRQVCCDPRLLKSLGGAGGKSRQSAKLAALTEMVREMVPEGRRILIFSQFTTMLDLIKLELEKAAIPYVELTGRTLDRAEPVNRFQNREVPVFLISLKAGGRGLNLTAADTVIHYDPWWNPAAEDQATDRAYRIGQDKPVFVYKLIAANTVEERILDLQRRKGSLSAATIEGKGLVSALDGGDIDYLLGDGDGDEE
- a CDS encoding phosphatase PAP2 family protein; this translates as MFATASGAITHLGSSSLLVPLSALYATALWRHHSAPLALRWLLALSLCLGAMVVLKLVGHGCGLPDFPLFPSLFAGDRFVSPSGHAAFAAVFYGSVAALAARDAASLRLRIGLPLAAAALVLAIGASRVAVSAHSGAEVVAGLLIGGSSVLLFLWTSRKDGAPRLRVSPWLLAALALGLALLVHAGDPSFIEGTIRRVARHFGSGAGLCDLAGRVFPGARG
- a CDS encoding PleD family two-component system response regulator → MSARVLVVDDVLPNVKLLAAKLTREYFNVLTAYNGPDALEMVRRESPDIVLLDVMMPGMDGFEVCEKIRSDPATMHIPVVMVTALSDIADRVRGLEAGADDFLTKPVNDIALFARVRSLVRLKMMMDEWRLRESTSGQFGVIERSGTLLSESFEHATVLVLEDSMLDLEKVTETLRRDHNTVMSADTCAKALERALGSELDLVVISLTLLNEDGLRLCSQLRSHERTRQVPILLMVDEGDLGQVAKGLELGANDYVVKPVDRNELLARARTQIRRKRYQERLRSNYEQSLSMALTDSLTGVFNRRYVNAHLPRLLERAIDSHKPVSVLMFDIDHFKVVNDTYGHAIGDEVLREVSARASRNLRTFDLVARLGGEEFVVILPDTDGEAALIVAERLRSRIADTPFTVSADRGEINVTVSIGISIGGRLGDTAEGLIRRADEALYEAKRSGRNCVIADARADKVEG
- a CDS encoding response regulator; this encodes MSADPGGPTLAGGQPTKTVLIVEDNELNMKLFHDLLEAHGYGTLQTRDGMDAMRLARQHHPDLILMDIQLPEVSGLEVTRWIKDDPELKSIPVVAVTAFAMKGDEEKIRQGGCEDYVAKPISVVKFLETVKKFLG